One stretch of Camelus bactrianus isolate YW-2024 breed Bactrian camel chromosome 19, ASM4877302v1, whole genome shotgun sequence DNA includes these proteins:
- the PABPC1L gene encoding polyadenylate-binding protein 1-like isoform X1 → MNASGPGYPLASLYVGDLHPDVTEAMLYEKFSPAGPILSIRVCRDVATRRSLGYAYINFQQPADAERALDTMNFEVIKGQPIRIMWSQRDPGLRKSGVGNIFIKNLEDSIDNKALYDTFSTFGNILSCKVVCDDHGSRGFGFVHFETYEAAQHAISTMNGMLLNDRKVFVGHFKSRREREAELGTRVMEFTNVYVKNLHVDVDERRLQDLFSQFGKMLSVKVMRDDSGHSRGFGFVNFEKHEEAQKAVMDMNGREVSGQLLYVGRAQKRVERQNELKRRFEQMKQDRLTRYQGVNLYVKNLDDSINDEKLRKEFSPYGVITSAKKRRQRP, encoded by the exons ATGAACGCCAGCGGCCCCGGCTACCCGCTCGCCTCGCTCTACGTGGGCGACCTGCACCCCGATGTGACCGAGGCCATGCTCTACGAGAAGTTCTCACCCGCCGGCCCCATCCTGTCCATCCGCGTGTGCCGCGACGTGGCCACCCGCCGCTCGCTGGGCTATGCCTACATCAACTTCCAGCAGCCGGCCGACG cTGAGCGGGCACTGGACACAATGAACTTTGAGGTGATCAAAGGCCAGCCCATCCGCATCATGTGGTCCCAGCGAGACCCAGGACTTCGCAAGTCGGGTGTGGGCAACATCTTCATCAAGAACCTGGAGGACTCCATTGACAACAAGGCCTTGTATGACACCTTCTCCACCTTCGGGAACATCCTCTCTTGCAAG GTGGTATGTGACGATCATGGCTCCCGAGGCTTTGGCTTTGTCCATTTTGAGACCTATGAGGCTGCGCAACACGCCATCAGCACCATGAACGGGATGCTGCTGAATGACCGCAAAGT CTTTGTTGGCCACTTCAAGTCCCGACGGGAgcgagaggcagagctgggaactCGGGTTATGGAGTTCACCAATGTCTATGTGAAGAACCTCCACGTGGACGTGGATGAGCGGCGCCTGCAGGACCTCTTCTCCCAGTTTG GGAAGATGCTGAGTGTGAAGGTGATGAGGGATGACAGTGGCCACTCCCGCGGCTTCGGCTTTGTCAACTTTGAGAAGCATGAGGAAGCCCAGAAG GCTGTGATGGACATGAACGGGAGGGAGGTGAGTGGGCAGCTGCTCTACGTGGGCCGGGCCCAGAAGCGGGTGGAGCGGCAGAATGAGCTGAAGCGCAGGTTCGAACAGATGAAGCAGGATCGGCTGACCCGTTACCAG GGCGTGAACCTGTATGTGAAGAACCTGGATGACTCCATCAATGATGAGAAACTGAGGAAGGAGTTCTCTCCCTATGGGGTCATAACCAGCGCCAAG AAGAGGCGACAAAGGCCGTGA